The Candidatus Binataceae bacterium genome segment CTCGATGAATTTTTCGCAAAACACTCAAATAGTTGGACAATCGATACTCAGTGGCAGCTGGAAAATCTGAGCGCGCGCCTATATGTTCCGCGAACCGGCCGAGAACACGAACGTGAAGGGGCTCGTAGCTACACAAGTTACCAACTGTCTTAAGTCACAGATGCCAAGCTTCGATTGGCCCGGCCGCGGTACGTCGCTCTGAAAGGTCGTGTAGCCATGACGGAGGCGCAACTGGGGTGGCGGCCGTTCGAAGCAATGCGAGCGTCAATACGCCGGAGTCCGCTGGTCTGGCTCGCCGTATTGGTTCTGGGGCTCGTATATGTGTTTACGGCTGGCCGTTACGACATATTTCGCAATGAGCTCTACTTCATCGCGTGTGGAAGGCACCCGGCGTTCGGCTATGCGGATCTTCCGCCGGTCGTCCCCCTGGTAGCGGCTGCGACGCAGGCGTTTGGGATCAATGTGTGGATGCTGCGTTTGCCCGCGGTCGTTGCGGCTCTTGCGCTGATTCCGCTGACTGCCCAGCTCGCGAGGACCGTGGGCGGCGACGAGAGGGCTGCGTGGATGGCGGCAATCGCGGTAGCGATAGCGCCGGGGCTCTTGGCGCTCAGCTCCACGCTGGGCCCGTCTGCGTTTGAACCGCTTGGGTGGACGTTGTGTGCGTGGTTGCTTACGCGCGCGATTCTAAACGGCAAGCGCAACTCGCTCATCTGGGCTGGGGTGGTTGCCGGAATCGGATTCGAAACGAAATACGGAATTGCTATCTGGCTGCTGGGTCTATCGATCGGAATACTTATGACCTCGGCGCGCAGGCTCCTCTATTGGCGTGAATCTTGGTACGCGGTGGCGGCAGCGGTCGTAGTCGGAGCGCCGAGCCTGGTATGGCAGCAGCTTCACGGATGGCCGTTTCTCGCAACCATTGGCTTCGCAACCGCGCATCGAAACCTCACGGGGACCCCGGTTCGATTCGAAGTTGGCCAGCTAGCCGCGATGAATTTTCTCCTGTCCCCGCTTTGGATCGCGGGCATCCTTTCGCCATTCTTTATGGAGAGACTCAAGCCGGCACGGTTCCTGTCGCTGGCCTTTGTAGTGGCGAGCGCTACGGTCATCTACTTACGTGGAAAAGATTATTACCTCTTCCCGGCTTATCCCACGATGTTCGCGGTCGGTGCAGTTGCCTGCGCTGAACTAGGTAGGGCTCTGCGAACGATCTGGTACCTCGCCGCCATTGCGCTCGCACTGCCAGTGCTTCCAGTGGTCTTGCCCATTCTCCATCCAGCCGCACTCGCCCGCTACTTAGACAAGACGCATCTACGACCCCGCCCGGTCGAGATCGAAGGCATTGGGGCCCCCCTGACTCAGGTTTTCTCTGATGAACTCGGTTGGCGCGAGATGGAGAAGCAAGTTGCGCACGCTTATCGTTCGCTATCGCCTGAGGATCGCTCGCGCGCAGCGATTATGACCCAAAACTATGGGGAAGCGGCGGCGCTTGACCTATACGGACCTGAAGACGGCTTGCCGCCATCGGTATGCGGCCAGCTCCAGTACTACTTCTGGGGCACGCACGGCTTCGACGGCAGCGTGATCCTACACGTCAATGGCGATCCCCAACGATGGAGCGAGATGTGCCGCGAAAGCAAGATTGTCGACAGGTTCGGCGCACCTTTAGCGATGCCTTACGAGCACGGCCCGATAATCTTGTGCAATGGACTGCTGCGGCCGCTCCCGGAGATGTGGAGTCGGTTTAAGCGTCAACGCTGAGGTAACGGCAGAA includes the following:
- a CDS encoding glycosyltransferase family 39 protein: MTEAQLGWRPFEAMRASIRRSPLVWLAVLVLGLVYVFTAGRYDIFRNELYFIACGRHPAFGYADLPPVVPLVAAATQAFGINVWMLRLPAVVAALALIPLTAQLARTVGGDERAAWMAAIAVAIAPGLLALSSTLGPSAFEPLGWTLCAWLLTRAILNGKRNSLIWAGVVAGIGFETKYGIAIWLLGLSIGILMTSARRLLYWRESWYAVAAAVVVGAPSLVWQQLHGWPFLATIGFATAHRNLTGTPVRFEVGQLAAMNFLLSPLWIAGILSPFFMERLKPARFLSLAFVVASATVIYLRGKDYYLFPAYPTMFAVGAVACAELGRALRTIWYLAAIALALPVLPVVLPILHPAALARYLDKTHLRPRPVEIEGIGAPLTQVFSDELGWREMEKQVAHAYRSLSPEDRSRAAIMTQNYGEAAALDLYGPEDGLPPSVCGQLQYYFWGTHGFDGSVILHVNGDPQRWSEMCRESKIVDRFGAPLAMPYEHGPIILCNGLLRPLPEMWSRFKRQR